Within Thermodesulfobacteriota bacterium, the genomic segment ACCCAGAAACTGGCAAAATCAAGCGTTTTATACCACTTTAGTATTTACCTTAAGTGTTAAATGTAACCATCTGAGATAGCTGTATATTACATGGCTTCTTTGCTTGTATGCTTTACGCCATGCCATCTTTTAAGAGCGATTAGAGACCATATGGCCTCAATTACACCAAAAGGCCAGGCGCCTTGTAAAAATCCGTACGCTGAGCCCAGCATACAGGCAAAAGCAAAGCCTAAAATATACCAGTGGCTCCTTTTCTCAAGGGCATAGAACACAAGCATAGCGCTCACGGCAAATAAGCCAAAAAGTGATAGTGCGTCCATTTAAAACCCTTCCAGTACATTTTTTCCAATAGCGCGGCCGCTTTCCTGAAGCTCATGGGCCTTTTTGAGGTTCTCAGCGCTCATTTTGCCCAAATTATTGGTTACTGTTGAGACAATTTCACCACTATCAATCATCTCAGATACCCGGTTAAGTAATTCGTGCTGAACTTCTATATCCTCTGTGTGGAACATAGAGCGTGCAAACATAAACTCCCAGCTAAAGCTAAGAGCCTTGAATTTGATGCTGTTCATATCAAGAGAGTCTGGATCATCAATAATAGCAATGTGTCCGCGGGGTTTTATAAGCTCTACGATTGCCGGGAAATGTCCTTTTGTTCCTGATAGTGAGATGACATATCGGGGCTCAAGCCCAAGAGACTTAACTTGCTCAACAAGTGATTCTCTGTGGTTAATTACATGATCAGCGCCCATTTTCTCCACCCACTCTATTGTTTCAGGCCTTGATGCGGTGGCTATTACCGTAAGCCCTGTAAGTTTTTTGGCGAGTTGAATAAGAATTGATCCAACCCCTCCGGCGGCGCCTATTACTAATAGGCTCTCTCCTGTGCCTTCGCCATGATTTATTCGAAGCGAATCAAAAAGAAGCTCCCAAGCTGTTATTGATGTTAGAGGAAAACCTGCTGCTTCAGCAAATCCAAGAGATGTGGGCTTTTTTCCTACAATTCGCTCATCAACTGCGTGGAGCTCAGAGTTTGTTCCAGGGCGAGTAAGGTCGCCTGCGTAGAAGACCTCATCTCCTACCTTAAAATGGCTAACTTCGCTGCCAACCTCGACAACCACGCCTGCTGCATCGTAGCCAATTATCTTAGTGCCGCTCTCAGGTCCAAACATTGCCCGAACCTTTACGTCCACAGGGTTTACAGATATTCCCTTTACCTCAACCAAAAGGTCTTTGGGCCCTATTTCAGGCCTAGCCGCCTCAAATTCTATAAGTGAATCAGGGGCAGTGATCGGGCCTGCCTCGTTGTAGCCTATAGCTTTCATATTTGACTCTCCTTTTTGACTTTATTCGTAGTCAGTCTAAATAAAAATGCTGGTAATATCCAGCATCCTAAGCTACACTTTGTTTATATCCAAAAGCGGAGGCGTTAATTATGAGATTAGTTCTTACATTAGCACTAGCATTAGGACTAGCATTTGGTAGTATGGCAATCACTTCATCAGACGTGTTTGCTTGCGGCGGAAAAGATAAAGGCGCTACAACTGAAGACACAACACGTGATTCAGAAGGCACCCAGTCATAGCAGACAGTGTCTGCCAACGTTAAAGTTCTACGTAGCTGATTATTTATTACTACAACTGTAGTATTGATATATAAAAAGTTGCTAAGAACTTTGCTCCGGCATATGTTCTCTGCTCAACAGGGCGTAGCCCGAGAGAAGCAATATAGGCCCTGACGTGATTTAATGATTGCGCCGGGGTTTTTTTTATTCTTACCTATCCAAATAGGCATTTTCCAGTGCTGCAGTATCTTCGAACATCTTATATGATATGATTTGTCCATCTTTAACTTTGCAAACCAGTACCCATTCACACTCAAAAAGCCGCCCGGTTTTCTTTACTCGGTGTTTCATAAGCCCAATGGCAAATACATAATCGTCTTT encodes:
- a CDS encoding zinc-binding alcohol dehydrogenase family protein, with protein sequence MKAIGYNEAGPITAPDSLIEFEAARPEIGPKDLLVEVKGISVNPVDVKVRAMFGPESGTKIIGYDAAGVVVEVGSEVSHFKVGDEVFYAGDLTRPGTNSELHAVDERIVGKKPTSLGFAEAAGFPLTSITAWELLFDSLRINHGEGTGESLLVIGAAGGVGSILIQLAKKLTGLTVIATASRPETIEWVEKMGADHVINHRESLVEQVKSLGLEPRYVISLSGTKGHFPAIVELIKPRGHIAIIDDPDSLDMNSIKFKALSFSWEFMFARSMFHTEDIEVQHELLNRVSEMIDSGEIVSTVTNNLGKMSAENLKKAHELQESGRAIGKNVLEGF